A genome region from Jeongeupia sp. HS-3 includes the following:
- the apaG gene encoding Co2+/Mg2+ efflux protein ApaG: protein MSDSPKFNIEVLPRASFIAEQSDEEEDRFVFAYHIRITNHGDVAAQLVSRHWIIRDMQGRVQEVRGLGVVGEQPMLQPGQSFEYMSGTTLETPVGTMQGSYLMRTEEGVEFHADIPEFVLSIPRTLH from the coding sequence ATGAGCGATAGTCCCAAGTTCAATATCGAAGTGTTGCCGCGCGCCAGCTTCATCGCCGAGCAGTCGGACGAAGAAGAGGATCGCTTTGTCTTTGCATATCACATCAGGATTACCAACCACGGCGATGTGGCCGCGCAGTTGGTGTCCCGGCACTGGATCATTCGGGACATGCAAGGGCGGGTGCAGGAGGTGCGCGGACTGGGAGTGGTCGGCGAGCAGCCGATGCTGCAGCCGGGGCAGTCATTCGAGTATATGAGCGGCACAACCCTGGAGACCCCGGTGGGCACGATGCAGGGCAGTTATCTGATGCGCACCGAAGAGGGGGTCGAGTTTCACGCCGACATTCCCGAGTTCGTCCTGTCAATTCCGCGCACGCTGCACTGA